Proteins encoded by one window of Clostridium bornimense:
- a CDS encoding TetR/AcrR family transcriptional regulator, translating into MNKTKKAIFDAAIEVFSHSGYDGATMDEVASRAGVAKGTLYYHFKSKEEIFKFIINEGINIISESVEEEIKDIEDPHEVVKTAAKLQLKYMNDNKDLFRVIISQVWGDSERNEELREAVSKLINISTKSYHGVVDKGIVSKEEAEILGYSFIGILVSIALYDLLNGEEYDNDEIIEHFLKYNDILHILNK; encoded by the coding sequence ATGAATAAAACGAAAAAGGCTATATTTGATGCAGCTATTGAGGTGTTTTCTCATAGTGGATATGACGGCGCAACTATGGATGAAGTAGCTAGCAGAGCAGGTGTAGCGAAAGGAACGCTATATTACCATTTTAAAAGTAAAGAGGAAATTTTTAAATTTATTATCAACGAAGGAATAAATATAATTAGTGAATCTGTAGAAGAAGAAATAAAAGATATAGAAGATCCACATGAAGTAGTAAAAACAGCAGCAAAATTACAGCTAAAATATATGAATGATAATAAAGATTTATTTAGAGTAATTATCAGTCAAGTTTGGGGCGATAGTGAAAGAAATGAAGAATTAAGAGAAGCTGTATCAAAATTAATAAACATAAGTACCAAAAGTTATCATGGAGTAGTAGATAAAGGAATTGTTAGTAAAGAGGAAGCGGAGATTCTTGGATACTCATTTATAGGAATTTTAGTATCTATAGCATTATATGATTTATTAAATGGTGAGGAATATGATAACGATGAAATTATAGAACATTTTTTAAAGTATAATGATATTCTACACATATTAAATA